TTCCACTGTTTCCCTATCTACAGGCATACAATCTAGCAGTTGGGAACTATCCTTAGGACGGTTTTTTTTGAACAACCACAAACCGCCGCCAACTGCCAAGAGACTCAGTAAGCCAAATTCACTCATCTGTAGCAGTGAATCTTGCAAACTGTCTAACATCCAAAGGGAAAAGGACAGTCCCAATCCTCCCACTAAAATTGGTCGCCGCAACTTCACAAAACTAGTTCTCCGTACTCTTTGGATCGATTCTCCTTAAGAATAGCTCACAAGCTCACTTCTCCAAACTCGATAGGTGAATGCACCAATTTTTCTTTACATTCAGCAACTTGCACCATTAATTTCCAAGCATCGCGGTATTTTGCAGAACGTGGCTTGCGCTGCCGTTTATCTGTTTCAACAAAGTGTATTTCGCTACCATAGCTAATGAACACTTCTACAGGGAAAACATAGAATAGATCGAGGGATTCGATATACACAAGAGCAAAATCGAAGTCTGAAGGATTATAGACGTCTCGAAGCATAAGCCGCCTATTTGTTTTAGTACGGCGATTATCTACTACATAGTTGCCAGATGGTTCATCAAACCAGGCATTCTTGACTTGGATTTTAATCAGATTTCCTTGTACATCAAAAGCTAAATCGTAAGGAAGTCGATCCCCAACAGGTTTCAAAACTCCCCAACCACGTTTAAGAGCATGAAGAATTGCGGCTTGCTCTGCTATGTCTCCTTTTAATTTTGTGTCCATTCACTACTAGGAGTCACTGTACATTCAATAAAGAAAATCCCCACAATTATATAATTGTAGGGATTTTCTTTAATTTGGTAGCGGGAAGTGGATTTGAACCACTGACCTTCGGGTTATGCTTACCATCTACAGCTTTCACTGCCTGGATTAACCAGTTTGTGGTCTGGACTGTCCCTTCACCCTCGCCTTTACGTTAGGGTGCCTGCCTACCAGTCTCTACACCTTCCCTATTTCTAGGGCTTGGTTCGGGATTACCGCGCTAATGGCTTCCCCGAGTTTGACAGGTTATCGCACACAAGTTTCTTCGTGTACCGCCCACTGCAAGACTCACTATCAAGCGTTTAGTTTGTCTTACGTATCGAGCCCGACGAGCTACCAGGCTGCTCTATCCCGCGTCGCTGCGTCTTCTTTATTCAGTATAGCAACAGATTTAGAAATTTGACAAGTCCTAAAAAGAAATTTTTAGAAGGGGGTAGAGATTGGCGGTCAGGGGTTAGGGAAAAGAATGCCCATAATTGTGCTCATCTCACACCCTAGCCTCTAACCCCTAACCCCTAACCCCTCACAAAAACGATAATTCTCCAATAACTTCTAAACGCTTGTATTTACCGAAGTTCATAAATTTCTCCGACAGGGCATCAGCTACGCTGGGAGTAATCCAGCCTAACTGCTGAAGTATATGAATGGCAGCAGCGTATTTTGCCCGCTTTGCTCCATCAATAACTTTAATTGCCAATCCCATGCCTTCACCGAGTCTGCCAATGCACTGTACCCCTTCAGCACCTGATTTACTCACCAGTTCACCTGGGATGGCGAGCATCAATTCCGTGTCAAATTCTCCCTCTCCTGCTACCATCACAGGATGATGGGTCATGGCACGGACTATCCGCTCCATATCTAAGGTGCTACGAGAAGCTAGCTGAGCGTATAGCGATCCCATTTGCCCAAGTTGTAACAAGTAGGTGGGCGCACCACAATCGTCATGGGCGCTGATAAATTCTTCGGATGGCATTCGCAGCAATTCTGATACTTTACTAAGAATCAATTGCTGCACCGGGTGTTTGCGCTGCAAATAGTTATTTAGTGACCAATTACACTGCTGA
This genomic interval from Scytonema hofmannii PCC 7110 contains the following:
- a CDS encoding group I intron-associated PD-(D/E)XK endonuclease, translated to MDTKLKGDIAEQAAILHALKRGWGVLKPVGDRLPYDLAFDVQGNLIKIQVKNAWFDEPSGNYVVDNRRTKTNRRLMLRDVYNPSDFDFALVYIESLDLFYVFPVEVFISYGSEIHFVETDKRQRKPRSAKYRDAWKLMVQVAECKEKLVHSPIEFGEVSL
- a CDS encoding asparaginase; amino-acid sequence: MTMGKRTQATALEVRLLREGIIESKHIVQAVICDDRGRILSVAGNAETSTFVRSALKPFQALAATSIGTLERYDLSDKDLAIITSSHKGTIEQVRQVFNILWRADVDPSALQCPIPEGKRSPLEYNCSGKHAGMLAVCQQCNWSLNNYLQRKHPVQQLILSKVSELLRMPSEEFISAHDDCGAPTYLLQLGQMGSLYAQLASRSTLDMERIVRAMTHHPVMVAGEGEFDTELMLAIPGELVSKSGAEGVQCIGRLGEGMGLAIKVIDGAKRAKYAAAIHILQQLGWITPSVADALSEKFMNFGKYKRLEVIGELSFL